From a region of the Salinispira pacifica genome:
- a CDS encoding diphosphate--fructose-6-phosphate 1-phosphotransferase, which yields MEISSLQKARYEYQPKLPAALDSAISDIRVELGDPTESVADQDQVKSLFPHSYGAPIAVFASGKGKTSQNPLRVGVILSGGQAPGGHNVITGLYDGLKKANSQSNLVGFLGGPSGLMDNDFIVFDDAKIDAFRNTGGFDIIGSGRTKIETDEQFAAALNTAKEQKLDAVVVIGGDDSNTNAALLAEYFKDNGTDIQVIGVPKTIDGDLKNEYIETSFGFDTAVKTYSELIGNIMRDANSAKKYWHFIKLMGRSASHIALEAALQTHPNVAIISEEVAEKKKSLNQIVEEIANVVRHRSDNGENFGIALIPEGLIEFIPEMKTLISELNDLLAHDEKYFATLKSFEDQAEFAVSKLSDHSAKVFSSLPRGIRQQLLLDRDPHGNVQVSLIDTEKLLIEMVGELLAQWKAQGNFSGSFKALAHFFGYEGRCAFPSNFDADYTYSLGYTAFLLIANGLTGYLSSVRNLDKPASEWVAGGIPLTMMMNMEQRHGKMKPVIRKALVELDGAPFKEFSSKRDDWAKNTRYFFPGAIQYYGPAEVCDQPTITLKLERSGK from the coding sequence ATGGAAATCTCATCCCTACAAAAAGCCCGTTATGAATATCAGCCCAAGCTTCCCGCAGCCCTTGATTCGGCAATTTCCGATATCAGGGTAGAACTTGGCGACCCCACTGAATCAGTGGCGGACCAGGATCAGGTAAAAAGCCTCTTCCCCCACAGCTACGGTGCCCCGATTGCGGTATTCGCATCCGGAAAGGGCAAAACATCACAGAATCCCCTGCGGGTCGGAGTAATTCTCTCCGGCGGACAGGCTCCCGGAGGCCATAATGTAATTACCGGTCTCTATGACGGACTGAAGAAAGCCAACTCTCAGAGCAACCTGGTGGGTTTCCTGGGCGGTCCCAGCGGTCTCATGGACAACGATTTTATCGTTTTCGACGATGCAAAGATTGACGCCTTCCGGAATACCGGAGGATTCGACATCATCGGATCTGGGCGCACCAAAATCGAAACGGACGAGCAGTTTGCAGCAGCCCTGAATACCGCCAAAGAACAGAAGCTTGATGCCGTGGTGGTCATCGGCGGAGATGATTCAAACACCAACGCAGCCCTCCTGGCTGAATACTTCAAGGATAACGGAACTGACATACAGGTTATCGGTGTACCCAAAACAATAGACGGGGACCTAAAGAACGAATACATCGAAACATCCTTCGGATTTGATACCGCAGTGAAAACCTACTCGGAGCTGATCGGAAATATTATGCGGGATGCCAACTCCGCAAAAAAATACTGGCATTTCATCAAGCTGATGGGACGCTCCGCCAGCCATATCGCATTGGAAGCCGCATTGCAGACCCACCCCAATGTAGCCATTATCAGCGAGGAAGTGGCGGAAAAGAAAAAAAGCCTGAACCAGATCGTTGAAGAGATTGCCAATGTGGTTCGTCACCGTTCCGACAACGGCGAAAACTTCGGCATCGCGCTGATTCCCGAAGGTCTGATTGAGTTTATTCCGGAAATGAAGACCCTCATCTCCGAACTGAATGATTTGCTGGCCCACGACGAGAAGTACTTTGCCACCTTGAAGAGTTTTGAGGATCAGGCGGAATTTGCGGTGAGCAAACTCAGCGACCACAGCGCCAAAGTATTTTCCTCCCTTCCCCGGGGCATCCGCCAGCAGCTTCTCCTGGACCGGGATCCCCATGGAAACGTGCAGGTAAGCCTCATCGATACGGAAAAACTCCTCATCGAGATGGTGGGAGAACTGCTGGCACAGTGGAAAGCTCAGGGAAATTTCTCCGGTTCTTTCAAGGCCCTGGCCCATTTCTTCGGGTACGAAGGACGCTGTGCCTTCCCTTCCAATTTCGACGCCGACTACACATACAGCCTCGGATACACCGCATTCCTGCTCATTGCCAACGGTCTCACCGGCTACCTTTCCAGCGTCCGGAACCTGGACAAACCCGCATCAGAATGGGTTGCAGGAGGTATTCCCCTGACCATGATGATGAACATGGAGCAGCGCCACGGCAAGATGAAGCCGGTAATCCGCAAGGCTCTGGTGGAGCTTGACGGCGCTCCATTCAAGGAGTTTTCTTCCAAACGGGATGACTGGGCGAAGAACACCCGATACTTCTTTCCCGGAGCCATTCAGTACTACGGACCGGCGGAAGTGTGCGATCAGCCCACTATCACACTGAAACTGGAGCGGTCCGGCAAATAA
- a CDS encoding methyltransferase domain-containing protein: MSEENVLSAIDLRYSDLAETSCCLSCGGAIDKSQPRPGEVCVDLGSGRGNDLVTLAEAVGPEGRVHGVDISRGMLAKARKTITKLNLEEQVELHQSNLEYIPLKCNSVDLLISNCTINHAADKGMVWKEIHRILKPGGRFVVSDIYSLQPVPHEYAEDPQAVAECWAGSVTREEYITQLSDAGFKDVQILEESTPYDKGKVEVCSWTILGYKTGGSSCCSK, from the coding sequence ATGTCCGAAGAAAACGTACTCTCCGCAATAGACCTGCGATACAGCGACTTGGCTGAGACCAGCTGCTGTCTATCCTGCGGCGGAGCTATAGATAAATCCCAACCCCGGCCGGGGGAAGTATGTGTGGACCTGGGAAGCGGCAGAGGGAATGACCTTGTTACCCTTGCGGAAGCCGTGGGACCTGAAGGCCGGGTTCACGGTGTGGATATCAGCCGGGGAATGCTTGCCAAAGCCCGGAAAACCATTACCAAGCTGAACCTGGAAGAACAGGTGGAACTTCACCAAAGCAATCTTGAATACATTCCTCTGAAATGCAATTCAGTGGATCTGCTCATCTCCAACTGCACCATCAACCATGCGGCTGATAAAGGCATGGTATGGAAGGAAATTCACCGAATTCTCAAACCCGGCGGCCGTTTTGTGGTGAGCGACATCTATTCGCTTCAGCCGGTTCCCCATGAGTATGCAGAGGATCCCCAGGCGGTTGCAGAATGCTGGGCCGGCTCGGTGACCCGGGAAGAATACATCACCCAGCTATCAGATGCGGGGTTCAAGGATGTTCAAATTCTGGAAGAAAGCACCCCCTATGATAAGGGGAAAGTGGAAGTTTGCAGCTGGACGATTCTGGGTTACAAGACCGGAGGATCATCCTGCTGCAGCAAATAG
- a CDS encoding radical SAM/SPASM domain-containing protein, whose product MEAKQSMNKTLSRHNILKQIHRQEDWIVVNLLHRQADIISPELASKIRDGSILSEPESDDYRELSEKGYIIDPERETSLYRLAYADFIRERDAGEVQVFYVPGYACNFACDYCYQDGYIHDSHQAQDDVIDAFFTHLDTHLAGKPWYLTVFGGEPLLPGGGQRKIISRLIEGANARNVEIALVTNGYYLSEYIDLLSTAKIREIQVTLDGVGDVHDRRRPLKAGRMNGGEYRNFEKVVRGIDDALAAGLEINLRSVLDRDNLPRLHELADFALKRGWTANPRFKTQLGRNYELHYCQDQQNRLYGRLEMYEDLFEQIQRYPQILEFHTPAYSISRFLFENGELPAPLFDSCPGTKTEWAYDYTGQIYSCTATVGKDGEQLGRFYPHTDLDHDRIADWEDRDVLSISACRDCSLQLACGGGCGSVAYNREGNLHAPDCRPVDGLISMGVALYQDADIHERTEEKRKDPKENLHFNEVQLQ is encoded by the coding sequence ATGGAAGCTAAGCAATCAATGAATAAAACCCTTTCCCGACACAATATCCTGAAACAGATTCACCGGCAGGAGGATTGGATTGTGGTGAACCTTCTCCACAGGCAGGCGGATATCATTTCTCCTGAACTGGCCTCGAAAATCCGGGACGGCAGCATACTCTCAGAGCCTGAGTCGGATGATTATCGGGAATTATCGGAGAAGGGCTATATTATCGATCCGGAGCGGGAAACCTCCCTGTACCGGCTGGCGTACGCCGATTTTATCAGGGAGAGGGATGCCGGCGAAGTGCAGGTCTTCTATGTTCCCGGCTACGCCTGCAATTTTGCCTGTGATTACTGTTACCAGGACGGATACATTCACGATTCCCATCAGGCTCAGGATGATGTAATTGATGCGTTTTTCACCCATCTGGATACACATCTGGCGGGGAAACCGTGGTACCTCACCGTGTTCGGCGGCGAACCCCTTCTGCCCGGAGGGGGACAGCGGAAGATTATCTCCCGTCTCATTGAAGGCGCCAATGCACGCAATGTGGAAATCGCTCTGGTTACCAACGGGTATTATCTCAGTGAATACATCGATCTGCTCTCAACGGCCAAAATCCGGGAGATTCAGGTAACGCTGGATGGAGTGGGGGATGTTCATGACCGACGAAGGCCTCTGAAGGCCGGACGGATGAACGGCGGCGAATACCGGAATTTTGAGAAAGTGGTCCGGGGAATAGATGACGCCCTCGCTGCGGGGCTGGAGATTAACCTCCGTTCAGTGCTGGACAGGGACAATCTTCCCCGGCTTCATGAGCTGGCAGATTTTGCCCTGAAGCGGGGGTGGACGGCCAATCCGCGATTTAAAACCCAACTGGGCCGGAACTATGAGCTTCACTACTGTCAGGATCAGCAGAACCGCCTCTACGGAAGGCTGGAAATGTACGAGGATCTTTTTGAGCAGATTCAACGATACCCTCAGATTCTTGAGTTTCACACCCCAGCCTACAGTATCTCCCGCTTCCTGTTTGAGAACGGTGAACTGCCGGCGCCTCTATTCGACAGCTGCCCGGGCACCAAAACTGAATGGGCATATGATTACACCGGTCAGATCTACTCATGCACCGCCACAGTGGGAAAGGACGGTGAACAATTGGGGCGCTTTTATCCTCATACGGATCTGGACCATGACAGAATTGCCGACTGGGAAGATCGTGACGTGCTCTCCATATCCGCATGCCGGGACTGTTCCCTCCAGCTGGCCTGCGGCGGAGGCTGTGGGTCGGTTGCATATAACCGGGAAGGTAATCTTCATGCCCCGGACTGCCGCCCTGTTGACGGGCTTATCTCAATGGGGGTGGCCTTGTATCAGGATGCAGATATCCATGAGAGAACCGAAGAGAAGCGGAAGGACCCGAAAGAAAACCTTCACTTCAATGAGGTCCAGCTTCAATAA
- a CDS encoding TrkH family potassium uptake protein → METPARSRRIENIRKILTPVIIFTFVLSIISLFLEQAEIDSPFIGVFTNAVDFTLAFFILLELIFELISAPYKGIWLKNNLASTLFSAAFLILFTYNKYVEFVIQPDLESGFQIAGLIVVRNFFMLFKVFGRIRRISALLNNLTIHPAQTLVLSFLMVILVGTFFLMLPVTTVDGSGLNFIDALFTTTSAVCVTGLIVVDTATHFTLLGQAGILILIQIGGLGIMILSYSAAWALRRSFSLQDKLLISYMTNEDDLNRVSRSLLQIITLTFSIEALGALWLFFSFFSEGMALGKSAWFAVFHSVSAFCNAGFALFSDSLEGFAGNIPVNLGVAFLIICGGLSFAVMMDLMKIPGKLRPFSGRAGISGKRGLQLQLNTRVVLLVNLILLTAGVLIFYGLEYRNSLSAEPVGRQYLLAFFQTVTLRTAGFNTMNFASLGSAALMLSLFLMIIGGASGSTAGGMKVNTVAVVFSYLKSRLTGRDRVRIFEYTLTRNTSSNALVLFIFAVSTIFAGVFFLSISEEQPFQDIVFEVVSAFATVGVSRGITSGLSTPGRLIISILMFMGRIGPLTLLTALAGRRVNDGVYYPETDILIG, encoded by the coding sequence ATGGAAACCCCGGCCCGAAGCAGGCGCATCGAAAATATCCGCAAAATTCTTACTCCGGTGATCATTTTCACCTTCGTATTAAGCATCATTTCCCTTTTTCTGGAACAGGCGGAAATAGACTCCCCTTTTATCGGGGTTTTCACCAATGCGGTTGATTTCACTCTTGCTTTCTTCATTCTGCTGGAGCTGATATTTGAGCTGATCAGTGCCCCATACAAGGGGATCTGGCTGAAAAACAATCTTGCTTCAACCCTTTTCTCCGCAGCCTTCCTGATTTTGTTTACCTACAACAAGTATGTTGAGTTTGTCATTCAGCCGGACCTGGAATCGGGGTTCCAGATTGCCGGTCTCATTGTGGTGCGGAACTTCTTCATGCTCTTCAAGGTGTTCGGCAGGATCCGCCGGATATCTGCTTTATTGAACAATTTGACAATCCATCCCGCCCAAACCCTGGTGTTGAGCTTTCTCATGGTGATTTTGGTGGGGACGTTTTTCCTCATGCTTCCGGTTACAACGGTGGATGGAAGCGGCTTGAATTTCATCGATGCCCTGTTCACCACCACCTCCGCAGTGTGTGTCACCGGACTGATCGTGGTAGATACGGCAACACACTTCACCCTTCTGGGACAGGCGGGAATTCTCATACTCATCCAGATCGGCGGGCTGGGAATTATGATTCTCAGTTATTCTGCGGCCTGGGCCCTCCGGCGTTCCTTCAGTCTTCAGGATAAACTTCTCATTTCCTATATGACCAATGAAGATGACTTGAACCGGGTGAGCCGGTCCCTTCTCCAGATCATCACCCTCACCTTTTCCATCGAAGCCCTGGGTGCACTGTGGCTGTTCTTTTCGTTTTTTTCAGAGGGAATGGCCCTGGGAAAATCCGCCTGGTTTGCGGTCTTTCATTCCGTGTCGGCCTTCTGCAATGCGGGCTTTGCCCTGTTCAGCGACAGCCTGGAAGGTTTCGCCGGGAATATTCCGGTGAACCTGGGGGTGGCGTTTCTGATAATCTGCGGAGGTCTGAGCTTTGCGGTGATGATGGATCTTATGAAGATCCCGGGGAAGCTTCGCCCATTTTCAGGCCGGGCGGGTATTTCAGGCAAGCGGGGACTACAGCTGCAGCTGAACACCCGGGTGGTATTGCTGGTGAACCTCATCCTGCTCACAGCTGGGGTGCTGATTTTTTACGGACTGGAGTACCGGAACAGCCTTTCTGCAGAACCGGTGGGAAGACAGTATCTCCTTGCCTTTTTCCAGACCGTAACCCTGCGTACCGCCGGATTCAATACCATGAATTTCGCCTCACTGGGCTCGGCTGCCCTCATGCTCTCACTCTTTCTGATGATTATCGGCGGTGCTTCAGGATCCACTGCCGGCGGGATGAAGGTGAACACCGTTGCGGTGGTGTTCAGCTACCTGAAATCCCGGCTCACAGGACGGGACCGGGTGCGGATTTTCGAGTACACGCTCACACGGAATACCTCAAGCAATGCACTGGTGCTCTTCATTTTTGCCGTCTCAACGATATTTGCCGGGGTGTTTTTTCTGAGCATCAGCGAGGAACAGCCCTTCCAGGATATTGTGTTTGAGGTGGTCTCGGCCTTCGCCACTGTGGGAGTCAGCCGGGGAATCACCTCAGGGCTGAGTACGCCCGGCAGACTGATAATCTCCATACTGATGTTCATGGGGCGTATCGGACCTCTGACCCTGCTCACCGCCCTGGCAGGAAGACGAGTGAACGACGGGGTGTATTATCCGGAAACTGACATTCTGATAGGATAA
- a CDS encoding potassium channel family protein — translation MAKKKEQVFTVIGLGAFGSQVCKVLADSGAKVIAVDSSAERIDRVKNSVTQAVIMDATSEEGFAKLPLEDTDIAVVAIGDNMEASILSTALLKKAGVRYIIARAISAIHRQVLRQVGADEIINIEEDEGEQLAIRLIAPQILDRIPISKDISIAEVYTPKDFSGQSLIDLDLRSRMRVNVIAIKKNAVELDEQGNPHSNEEILFPDGNYRLDEDDIMLIVGQNQDIEAFNSL, via the coding sequence ATGGCAAAGAAGAAAGAACAGGTATTTACCGTTATCGGCCTCGGTGCCTTCGGCAGCCAGGTCTGCAAGGTTCTTGCCGACAGCGGAGCAAAGGTTATCGCCGTGGACAGTTCCGCAGAGCGGATCGACCGGGTCAAAAACTCCGTCACCCAGGCGGTGATCATGGACGCTACATCCGAAGAAGGTTTCGCCAAACTTCCGCTGGAGGATACTGATATTGCAGTGGTGGCCATCGGAGATAATATGGAGGCGAGCATTCTCAGCACCGCCCTTCTGAAGAAAGCCGGTGTACGCTACATCATCGCCCGTGCCATCAGTGCAATACACAGACAGGTTTTGCGACAGGTGGGTGCCGATGAAATTATCAATATTGAAGAGGATGAAGGGGAGCAGCTTGCAATCCGGCTGATAGCACCCCAAATTCTTGACCGCATCCCCATTTCCAAGGATATCAGCATAGCCGAGGTGTATACCCCCAAAGATTTCAGCGGGCAGAGCCTGATCGATCTGGATCTGCGCAGCAGAATGCGGGTCAACGTGATAGCCATCAAAAAAAACGCCGTGGAACTTGATGAGCAGGGGAACCCCCACTCCAATGAGGAAATCCTCTTCCCCGACGGCAACTATCGACTGGACGAGGATGATATTATGCTGATCGTGGGGCAGAATCAGGATATTGAAGCATTCAACAGTCTTTGA
- a CDS encoding FAD-dependent oxidoreductase, which translates to MAGKITEIDADQYQAEVLDKPLAVLDFYSTECPPCEALASKYQALSEIYGDDINFVKIFRQGNRELATELDVTGSPTLLFYRNGEITGDKLTGGIKRSDIMRNLDALVGEKRAAQLHGKISQTSTDADVIVLGGGPAGLTAGLYLAQARLKTVLIDVALPGGYVATTHQVSNYPGFVEPQQGMMLSHYMSEQAKANGVEFRAAVEVNEVNLERKQVKIDGVETITGKKLVIATGSSPRPLGVPGEMEYRGDGISYCATCDAKYFDDKDVIVIGGGNSAIEEAMFISKFARSITIVHQFDDLQANKQAQEKIKADSKVSFMFSHEPREFKKYGTMDMGVVVEDLKSGEKKEIRAHGVFVFIGFVANLEGLEGLDLDQWGHIKTDDEMRTNLEGVYAAGDIISKMYRQITTAVSDGTIAAISISKEMSE; encoded by the coding sequence ATGGCAGGAAAAATTACAGAAATTGATGCGGATCAGTACCAGGCTGAGGTTCTTGATAAACCCCTGGCAGTACTGGACTTTTATTCCACCGAATGCCCTCCCTGTGAGGCACTGGCCAGTAAATACCAGGCATTGAGTGAGATTTACGGGGACGATATTAATTTTGTGAAGATCTTCCGTCAGGGAAACCGGGAACTTGCAACAGAACTGGACGTTACCGGTAGTCCAACCCTGCTTTTTTACCGCAACGGAGAGATCACCGGAGATAAACTTACCGGCGGAATCAAGCGATCCGACATCATGCGCAATCTGGACGCATTGGTGGGCGAAAAACGTGCCGCACAGCTCCACGGCAAAATCTCCCAAACCTCCACGGATGCGGATGTGATCGTCCTGGGGGGAGGACCAGCAGGTCTCACTGCAGGATTGTATCTTGCTCAGGCCAGACTCAAGACCGTATTGATTGATGTCGCTCTCCCGGGAGGATATGTGGCAACAACCCATCAGGTCTCCAATTATCCCGGGTTTGTAGAGCCCCAGCAGGGAATGATGCTCAGCCATTATATGAGCGAACAGGCCAAGGCGAACGGCGTTGAATTCCGTGCGGCGGTGGAAGTGAATGAAGTGAATCTTGAACGCAAACAGGTGAAGATAGACGGAGTGGAAACCATTACCGGTAAAAAACTTGTAATAGCCACCGGTTCAAGTCCCCGTCCTCTGGGAGTCCCCGGAGAGATGGAGTACCGGGGAGACGGCATATCATACTGCGCCACCTGCGATGCCAAGTATTTCGACGATAAGGATGTAATTGTCATCGGCGGAGGCAACTCTGCCATTGAAGAGGCCATGTTTATCTCCAAATTTGCCCGTTCAATCACCATAGTTCATCAGTTTGATGATCTTCAGGCGAATAAACAGGCCCAGGAAAAAATCAAAGCCGATTCAAAAGTTTCCTTCATGTTCAGTCATGAGCCCAGGGAGTTTAAAAAGTACGGAACCATGGATATGGGCGTTGTGGTTGAAGATCTTAAATCCGGAGAGAAAAAAGAGATCCGGGCCCACGGCGTGTTCGTGTTTATCGGTTTTGTGGCCAACCTGGAGGGGCTGGAAGGCCTTGATCTGGATCAGTGGGGCCATATCAAAACCGATGATGAAATGCGGACCAATCTGGAGGGAGTGTATGCCGCTGGAGATATTATCTCCAAGATGTACCGGCAAATCACCACTGCGGTGAGCGACGGCACTATTGCAGCCATAAGCATCAGCAAGGAAATGTCCGAATAA
- the trhA gene encoding PAQR family membrane homeostasis protein TrhA codes for MPRITLPSERVNFITHAAGFLIWIPLTIWLVLTARGAADLMIVSLVYGLSAMFLFFSSANYHFHKTEENEQSIRRKLDHIAIFVMIAGSYTPIAYIWYEEPWSWLVIGLQWGLTLIGLIYKIFIPHPPRWIAPAIYVAMGWVALGAIVPLYNSMTAPVFLEMILGGVLYTIGAVIYALKRPNIPGSWLGFHEIFHLFILAGAGVHFAMQYRSVLHQLGPLS; via the coding sequence ATGCCAAGGATCACCTTACCCTCAGAACGGGTTAATTTCATTACCCATGCAGCCGGCTTTCTCATCTGGATCCCCCTTACCATCTGGCTGGTACTCACAGCCCGGGGTGCCGCCGATCTGATGATCGTGTCGCTGGTGTATGGTCTTTCAGCCATGTTTCTCTTTTTCTCCAGTGCCAACTATCACTTTCATAAAACAGAAGAAAATGAGCAGTCCATACGCCGTAAGCTGGATCATATTGCCATTTTTGTGATGATAGCCGGTTCCTATACGCCCATTGCATACATCTGGTATGAAGAGCCATGGAGTTGGCTGGTGATCGGTCTGCAGTGGGGACTGACGCTTATCGGCCTTATATACAAGATATTCATCCCCCATCCCCCCCGTTGGATCGCTCCGGCCATTTATGTTGCTATGGGCTGGGTTGCTCTGGGCGCAATTGTCCCTCTGTACAATAGTATGACCGCTCCGGTGTTCCTGGAGATGATTCTGGGAGGAGTGCTGTACACCATCGGGGCGGTTATTTACGCCCTGAAACGTCCGAATATCCCCGGAAGCTGGCTGGGATTTCATGAGATTTTCCATCTGTTTATTCTGGCGGGTGCCGGGGTGCATTTTGCCATGCAATACCGCTCGGTTCTGCATCAACTGGGGCCCCTTTCATGA